The Jeotgalibacillus aurantiacus region ACTGGCTGCTGCCATGTACAACCGTTTTTATAACATCGAGCTTCCGACATACCTTGGATTCTTCGCTGGTAAACGATTTGTCCCAATCGCAACAGCGGGTTCGGCTGTACTGCTAGGATTGATCATGCTATTAATCTGGCCGCCTGTTCAGGAAGGGTTAAACTTCTTCTCAAACAGTCTGCTAAGTGTAAATCTTGCTCTATCTGCATTTATATTCGGTGTGATTGAACGTGCACTGATTCCATTCGGTCTTCATCACATTTTCTATACGCCGTTCTGGTTTGAATTTGGTACGTATACAAACGCTGCGGGAGAGATCGTCCGCGGTGATAACTCAATCTTCCAGGCGCAGATTCGTGACGGGGTTCAGGATTTGACAGCCGGAACGTTCATGGCTGGTAAATATCCATTTATGATGTTTGGTCTGCCGGCTGCAGCGCTTGCGATCTATCATGAAGCACGTAAAGAAAAGAAAAAAATTGTTGCAGGAATCATGGGTTCTGCTGCCCTGACTTCTTTCCTGACAGGTATTACAGAGCCAATTGAATTCGCATTCCTGTTTGTAGCACCACTTCTATTTGCGGTTCACACTGTTTTTGCAGGGCTGTCTTTCTTAACAATGCACCTGCTTGACGTTAAAATCGGGATGACATTCTCCGGAGGTCTCATTGACTTCCTGCTGTTTGGAGTACTAAACCCTCAGACAAACTGGTGGTTAGTGATTCCGGTAGGACTCGTATTTGCTGTCATCTATTACTTTGGATTCCGTTTTGCAATCCGTAAATTCAACCTGGCTACACCAGGCCGTGAAACAGATGAAGACGAGGGAGAAGAGCGCGTTGCTTCTTCTAAATCAGATCTTCCACACGATATTCTTGATGCGATGGGTGGTTCAGCAAACATTGCCAACCTTGATGCTTGTATCACGCGTCTTCGTGTTCAGGTAAACGAGCCATCAAAAGTAGATAAAAAAGAATTAAAACGTCTTGGCGCATCAGGCGTTCTTGAAATTGGAAACAACATTCAGGCCATCTTCGGACCGCG contains the following coding sequences:
- the ptsG gene encoding glucose-specific PTS transporter subunit IIBC, with the translated sequence MFKKFFGQLQKIGKALMLPVAILPAAGLLLAFGNALQNETLTDLAPFLTSDWIVMIASVMEQSGGIVFDNLPLLFAVGVAIGLAGGDGVAGLAAIVGYLIMNATMGTALGLDLETVTSGEDPAYALVLGIPTLSSGVFGGIIVGALAAAMYNRFYNIELPTYLGFFAGKRFVPIATAGSAVLLGLIMLLIWPPVQEGLNFFSNSLLSVNLALSAFIFGVIERALIPFGLHHIFYTPFWFEFGTYTNAAGEIVRGDNSIFQAQIRDGVQDLTAGTFMAGKYPFMMFGLPAAALAIYHEARKEKKKIVAGIMGSAALTSFLTGITEPIEFAFLFVAPLLFAVHTVFAGLSFLTMHLLDVKIGMTFSGGLIDFLLFGVLNPQTNWWLVIPVGLVFAVIYYFGFRFAIRKFNLATPGRETDEDEGEERVASSKSDLPHDILDAMGGSANIANLDACITRLRVQVNEPSKVDKKELKRLGASGVLEIGNNIQAIFGPRSDSLRHQMKDIMDGKTPRPVKVDADQQVQKEIEETTSTAVRNDVEILSDFVAPISGEAVSITEVPDQVFSGKMMGDGFAIIPSDGIVRAPVNGKVVNVSPTKHAIGIESDNGQEILIHFGIDTVKLNGEGFKVHVNEGDLVKAGDLLLEVDLAAIKDRVPSIMTPIVFTNLMNNEKVEVKKNKISRGDKGIIEVK